From Glycine max cultivar Williams 82 chromosome 11, Glycine_max_v4.0, whole genome shotgun sequence, the proteins below share one genomic window:
- the LOC100817682 gene encoding apoptosis-inducing factor homolog A, protein MAEKKVVILGGGVAGANLAKTIQRQANVTLIDPKEYFEIPWASLRGLVEPTFAERIVINHREYFKKGNLVVSSAVNITETAVVTEDGQQIAYDYLVIATGHTEPIPKTRSERLDQYKGENAKIKSASSVLIVGGGPTGVELAAEIAVDFPDKKVTIVHKGTRLLEYIGTKASSKTLKWLKSKKIDVKLEQSVDLSSSSEENKTYQTSNGETIKADLHFLCTGKPLGSTWIRETLLKNDLDADGRIKVDEHLRVKGKSNIFAIGDITDVQEIKQGMYASAHAQVVAKNLKLLIEGGGKERKLGTYKAQPPISIVSLGRKIAVAQFPFMTVLGRLPGMIKSGDLFVGKTRKELGLEPNVKKS, encoded by the exons ATGGCGGAGAAGAAAGTGGTGATCCTAGGAGGTGGTGTTGCCGGTGCCAACCTTGCAAAAACTATACAACGTCAAGCCAACGTCACCCTTATTGATCC GAAGGAATATTTTGAGATTCCATGGGCAAGTTTGAGGGGATTGGTTGAGCCAACTTTTGCTGAAAGGATAGTGATCAACCATAGAGAGTACTTCAAAAAGGGTAACCTTGTTGTATCCAGTGCTGTCAACATAACTGAAACTGCAGTGGTGACTGAAGATGGCCAGCAGATTGCCTATGACTATCTTGTTATTGCCACTGGACACACAGAACCAATCCCCAAAACCAGGAGTGAAAGACTTGACCAATACAAAGGAG AAAATGCAAAGATCAAATCTGCAAGTTCAGTTTTGATTGTTGGGGGAGGTCCAACTGGTGTTGAGCTTGCAGCAGAGATTGCTGTTGATTTTCCTGATAAGAAGGTCACCATAGTGCATAAAGGAACGAGGTTGCTTGAATACATTGGGACAAAAGCTTCAAGCAAGACTTTAAAGTGGCTCAAATCAAAGAAAATTGATGTGAAACTAGAACAATCGGTCGATTTGAGCTCCTCTTCTGAAGAAAATAAGACATATCAAACTTCAAATGGAGAGACTATAAAAGCAGATCTTCATTTTCTATGCACAGGGAAACCACTTGGTTCAACATGGATTAGAGAAACTCTTCTAAAGAATGACTTGGATGCTGATGGAAGGATCAAGGTCGATGAGCACTTGAGAGTGAAGGGCAAGAGCAACATTTTTGCAATTGGAGATATTACAGATGTTCAA GAAATCAAACAAGGGATGTATGCAAGTGCTCATGCTCAAGTGGTTGCCAAGAACCTGAAGCTATTGATAGAGGGAGGAGGCAAAGAGCGTAAGTTGGGAACATACAAGGCACAGCCACCAATATCTATAGTTTCACTTGGAAGGAAAATAGCTGTTGCACAGTTCCCATTCATGACTGTGCTTGGAAGGCTTCCTGGCATGATCAAGTCAGGGGATTTGTTTGTTGGGAAAACCAGAAAGGAATTAGGACTCGAACCTAatgttaaaaaatcttaa
- the LOC100818210 gene encoding apoptosis-inducing factor homolog A, translating into MEKDGKRVVILGGGVAGSVVAKSLQFHAHVTLVDPKEYFEITWASLRCMVEPSFAERSLINHRDYLTNGDIITSNAVNVTETEVLTADGHRIGYDYLVIATGHADPLPKSRRERLNQFKEDNREIKSAQSILIIGGGPTGVELAGEIAVDFPDKKLTLVHKGARLLEFVGAKAGDKTLNWLKSKNVVVKLEQSVDMNAFTDGQKIYQTSNGETIEADCHFLCIGKPLASAWLKETVLKNDLDGQGRIKVDERLRVKGRNNIFAIGDITDIPEIKQGFLAQQQAEVVVKNLKVTIEGGRECRMETYKPHSAIAIVSLGRKDAVAQLPFLTISGRIPGFIKSGDLFVGKTRKQMGLNPVQA; encoded by the exons ATGGAAAAAGATGGAAAGAGAGTGGTGATCCTAGGAGGTGGCGTTGCGGGATCCGTCGTGGCTAAATCTCTTCAATTCCATGCCCATGTCACACTCGTTGATCC GAAGGAATATTTTGAGATTACATGGGCAAGTTTGAGGTGTATGGTTGAGCCATCTTTTGCAGAGAGATCACTGATCAATCACAGAGATTACTTAACCAATGGCGACATCATTACGTCCAATGCCGTCAATGTTACAGAAACTGAAGTTTTGACTGCAGATGGCCATCGAATTGGCTATGACTATCTTGTTATTGCCACTGGTCATGCAGATCCTCTCCCCAAAAGTAGGAGGGAAAGACTTAATCAGTTCAAAGAAG ACAATCGAGAGATAAAATCTGCTCAGTCCATTCTGATTATTGGAGGAGGTCCCACTGGTGTGGAACTTGCTGGAGAGATAGCTGTTGATTTTCCGGATAAGAAGCTTACACTAGTGCACAAAGGAGCAAGGCTTCTGGAATTCGTAGGGGCAAAAGCCGGGGATAAGACTCTAAATTGGTTGAAATCAAAGAATGTTGTGGTGAAGCTAGAGCAATCAGTTGACATGAACGCATTCACAGATGGACAGAAGATATACCAAACTTCAAATGGAGAGACCATTGAGGCAGATTGTCATTTCTTATGTATAGGGAAACCACTTGCTTCAGCATGGCTTAAGGAAACTGTGTTGAAGAATGACTTGGATGGTCAAGGTAGGATCAAGGTAGATGAAAGATTGAGGGTCAAGGGCCGGAACAACATTTTTGCAATTGGAGATATTACAGACATTCCA GAAATCAAGCAAGGGTTTTTGGCACAGCAGCAGGCTGAAGTGGTTGTGAAGAACTTGAAGGTGACAATAGAGGGAGGAAGAGAATGTAGGATGGAAACTTACAAGCCACATTCAGCAATAGCAATAGTTTCACTCGGGAGGAAAGATGCTGTAGCACAGTTACCATTCTTGACAATCAGTGGAAGAATTCCAGGATTCATCAAGTCTGGAGATTTGTTTGTTggtaaaacaagaaaacaaatgggACTCAATCCTGTACAAGCTTGA